One genomic window of Dunckerocampus dactyliophorus isolate RoL2022-P2 chromosome 7, RoL_Ddac_1.1, whole genome shotgun sequence includes the following:
- the LOC129184738 gene encoding allograft inflammatory factor 1-like isoform X1, producing MDNRIQGGKAYGILKSHQEDKLNTINEVFLSDEQYAEVEDLAFKLDMFKKKYMEFDLNDKGDIDMMGLKRMLEKLGLAKTHLELKRMMSEVAGGPSKETISYTDFLTMMLGQRNAILKLILMFEGMTKEEERRDVGPPAPKTFSELP from the exons ATGGACAACCGTATTCAAG GTGGTAAAGCATACGGCATCCTTAAGTCTCACCAAGAAGACAAACTGAACACTATCAATGAG GTTTTTTTGTCTGATGAGCAGTATGCAGAGGTGGAAGACCTCGCCTTCAAGCTTGACATGTTTAAAA AGAAATACATGGAGTTTGATCTGAATGACAAAGGTGACATAG ACATGATGGGGTTAAAACGAATGCTGGAGAAACTGGGACTGGCCAAGACTCACTTGGAGCTGAAAAGGATGATGTCAGAAGTGGCTGGAGGACCATCCAAAGAAACCATCAGCTACACTGATTTCTTAACTATGATGCTGGGGCAAAGAAATGCCATTCTAAAACT GATCCTGATGTTTGAAGGCATGACCAAGGAAGAGGAGAGAAGAGATGTTGGACCACCTGCTCCTAAAACCTTCTCAGAACTACCCTGA
- the LOC129184738 gene encoding allograft inflammatory factor 1-like isoform X2 → MRFFLSDEQYAEVEDLAFKLDMFKKKYMEFDLNDKGDIDMMGLKRMLEKLGLAKTHLELKRMMSEVAGGPSKETISYTDFLTMMLGQRNAILKLILMFEGMTKEEERRDVGPPAPKTFSELP, encoded by the exons ATGAGGT TTTTTTTGTCTGATGAGCAGTATGCAGAGGTGGAAGACCTCGCCTTCAAGCTTGACATGTTTAAAA AGAAATACATGGAGTTTGATCTGAATGACAAAGGTGACATAG ACATGATGGGGTTAAAACGAATGCTGGAGAAACTGGGACTGGCCAAGACTCACTTGGAGCTGAAAAGGATGATGTCAGAAGTGGCTGGAGGACCATCCAAAGAAACCATCAGCTACACTGATTTCTTAACTATGATGCTGGGGCAAAGAAATGCCATTCTAAAACT GATCCTGATGTTTGAAGGCATGACCAAGGAAGAGGAGAGAAGAGATGTTGGACCACCTGCTCCTAAAACCTTCTCAGAACTACCCTGA
- the LOC129184737 gene encoding steroid 21-hydroxylase: MPIQVPAFGVGAALLLLLLMLTLLLIFYKSAARDNTQYPNRKTQQAHSSIWQTLSQLLPPSSSSSCSIPSPPSHFLIGNMMEFTHDHLPIHLTHLAQRYGDIYQLKCGNTRMVVLNSSKVIREALVKKWSDFAGRPISFTGDIVSGGGRSISLGDYSDEWRAHRRLVHSALLRCCQHSLHEVVEKQAAHLCKVLMSYQGIAVDLSEDFTVAASNVITTLTFGKEYDKSSPELQELHNCLNEIVALWGSAWISALDSFPLLRKLPNPVFSRLMREVTKRDAIIGKHLNLYKSQDKRREDTITSYLLQGLNTESGVLLTDTHVHMATVDLLIGGTETTAAWLNWTVAFLLHRPEVQTQVYEELCTVPEGHYPKYSERHNLPVLCALINEMLRLRPVAPLAVPHRAIQDSSIAGYYIPKNTVIIPNLFGAHHDPAVWTEPYSFKPERFLEGGGASPRDLIPFGGGARLCLGEAFAKMELFLFTAHLLRDFQFVLPDSEARLPDFRGVASVVLKVKSYKVIARPRCVNSN, from the exons ATGCCGATACAAGTGCCGGCGTTCGGGGTGGGAGCtgcacttctccttctccttctgaTGCTCACACTTTTGCTCATTTTCTACAAATCTGCTGCCAGAGACAACACCCAATACCCCAATAGAAAAACACAGCAAG CTCATTCCAGCATATGGCAGACCCTCTCTCAGCTTCTTcctccatcttcttcttcatcttgtTCCATCCCAAGTCCTCCAAGCCACTTTCTTATCGGCAACATGATGGAGTTTACTCACGACCATCTGCCCATTCACCTCACCCATCTGGCACAACGCTACGGGGACATCTATCAGCTTAAATGTGGAAACACTC GCATGGTTGTTCTTAATAGCAGTAAGGTCATAAGGGAAGCACTCGTCAAGAAATGGTCAGACTTTGCCGGAAGGCCCATTTCATTCACAG GAGATATTGTGTCTGGTGGAGGGCGCTCCATCTCTCTGGGGGACTACAGTGACGAGTGGAGGGCCCATCGGCGTCTGGTACACAGTGCTTTGCTGCGATGCTGCCAACACTCTTTACATGAGGTGGTTGAAAAGCAGGCAGCACACCTCTGCAAG GTTCTGATGAGCTACCAAGGCATTGCTGTTGATCTGTCTGAGGACTTCACAGTTGCAGCCAGTAATGTGATCACCACATTGACTTTTGGAAAAGAA TATGACAAGAGTTCTCCAGAGCTGCAAGAGTTACACAACTGTCTGAATGAGATTGTCGCTCTGTGGGGCTCTGCTTGGATTTCAGCCCTGGATTCATTCCCTTTGCTTCGA AAATTACCCAACCCTGTTTTTTCCCGTCTCATGAGAGAGGTGACCAAGCGAGATGCCATTATTGGCAAACACCTCAACCTCTACAAG TCCCAAGACAAGAGACGAGAAGACACCATCACCAGCTACCTGCTGCAGGGCCTCAACACTGAAAGCGGAGTG CTTCTGACAGACACTCATGTTCACATGGCCACTGTGGACCTTCTCATCGGAGGAACAGAGACTACGGCAGCCTGGCTCAACTGGACCGTAGCTTTCCTCTTGCACCGGCCAGAG GTCCAGACTCAGGTCTATGAGGAGCTGTGCACTGTACCAGAGGGTCACTACCCCAAATACAGTGAGAGGCACAATCTTCCCGTCCTGTGTGCCCTCATCAATGAGATGCTCCGACTCAGGCCTGTTGCTCCTCTGGCGGTACCGCACAGAGCCATCCAAGATAGCAG CATCGCAGGTTATTACATTCCCAAGAACACAGTGATTATTCCCAATCTTTTCGGAGCTCACCATGATCCTGCAGTTTGGACTGAGCCGTACAGCTTCAAACCAG AACGCTTTCTGGAGGGAGGAGGAGCTTCCCCACGAGATCTGATCCCCTTTGGAGGGGGTGCTCGTCTTTGCCTGGGGGAGGCGTTTGCCAAAATGGAGTTGTTTCTCTTCACAGCCCATTTGCTCCGAGATTTCCAGTTCGTTCTTCCTGACAGCGAGGCCCGTCTACCAGACTTTAGGGGTGTCGCTAGTGTTGTGCTCAAGGTCAAATCCTACAAGGTTATTGCACGCCCACGGTGTGTCAATAGTAACTAA
- the tnxba gene encoding uncharacterized protein tnxba has translation MLFTLGLLLLLTPFPSLQTPTNQKRNSTGNDLTKTNSPFTVLKPKASSGPTKATGSPTLKTNNINQIVLPTPLPNQKPPVINTTASGRSKPNPAVNPTTMSTPVKASTASGSMSKKDKHTGLAKSTPASDVKLTKSNPGPTGTVNDQSATARSTSVNSAKNTKNKIQLSVNQTASEKSPSTSSGKIAKVKPAPTVVQNTQSTSTKLASSTKTTKNKLTASINETVVTKSPSTSEMKNSKDKTVPNVQTVATASSSTVNKDRTKPSVNQTLVVKSPSTVDVKNSKDNPAPTVQTALFNLAKASTAIISAVVKNRTTPSVNETTVVKSSSTVDVKNSKDKPASTAEAALSNQTKTTTSSNSATVNDKATTFANHTEEVKSPTAGAMKNSKVKPTSTVQTDASIPAKTAAAVKYVSSASADQAPVTKAPSSTKAKTVPAQPIKVVIANDCESSHTKEHDISLKPGAPLVMTHKISLMHGGCAGGCEAEMAELKVRLARLEREMSSLKEKCPCSANCPNDCSGNGECQKGKCVCQEGFLGPDCSNCAQGAECNKREAKGTIKVKVDTVAQKVNKESSTVKEEERTGTAEQLEKKEQKKGTDAKGTDAKIAVTAKLALAKAQVNLDASGKKITIKGTTKTTSPTVGQALLKHGVRKQEEARKGKIAGLAPKKTDLKLVKEVIKVKSFSKSDQLKDEPQNNITQIDATTTKSNHTAKIATILTRIMGANKTKAGKDTMEQSTLFEKNSTQHSGPKQVKKVKVDPVSEHSTDGKTGQGRHTTDASKTEKGRETTIVHSVDSKTGKGRVTTVQTADGKSERQSATLHTVDSRNTDASRTGKGRDAITVHSVDGKTGKGRHTTTIHSVDDETGKKRDITTVHSADSKTGEGRDTSVQPVDGKTDKGRNTVTVHLGDGKTGKGRNTVTVNTDDGKQSRHTTTLHPVNDRNTDASKTGQGRDTRMHSVDAKIEKGRDTMTVHSVVGRTEQGRQTTTMTDAVKTGKGSDTVTLHSVDGKTGEGMRTTTVNSVDNRKTDTSKLGKGRDTITVQSVDGKTGQGMDSEIVHSVEDTTGLGRDAVSVHSIDGTHTNAIKTSKGRVTLRSQHIANATVVDEVRVTNGGSVTSTRRTGGLGSVKVMNISSHSFIVTWSAPQGMFKNFTVIRREPRSEGDEEDFEEFEEEAFEGDLVQSAKNTMEVQMHKEITTSSGKVVASRSKAETKRVMMVVPGSVRSVEFSNLRASTRYVLHIYGTAADRRSKIHRVIATTGPEAATDMVFSKITETSITMSWSKPKSMVTGYTVTYTHIVTGETRSVNLDSHQTHVVLSKLSAGSSYIVTVTSTQGKAQSDALVSIITTVPAPPTHLRAINVTDTRAVLQWTPSLGKVDRFIISYESSKTPNVTVTVMVSGSSVEHQLRGLQRGTVYTVKVLSQKDSLQSAAITTSFTTANVVKASEVGARSALITWRSSTVVYHSYRLIYQVVGEAAKELLLESTITEYKLSGLLPMSRYNVLVQGEKDGQYTPIVTTEFITGKLRFPYPTECSQELLNGALQSGEVDIYPQGKDAQVVRVYCDMETDGGGWTVFQRRMSGKTDFYRTWSEYRGGFGNLSEEFWLGNELLHNLSSIGPVSLRVDLRSGNDTAYAHYTNFSIDSEENHYALSVSGYTGTAGDSMRYHNGRPFSTLDKDPDSLGIHCSRAYMGGWWYKNCYKTNLNGLYGINTNNQGVVWIDWKGKDSSIPFTEMKFRPSRFSPATHG, from the exons ATGCTGTTTACACTGGGACTTCTCCTCCTTCTCACACCATTTCCCTCTCTTCAAACCCCCACCAATCAGAAGAGAAACTCCACAGGAAATGACCTAACTAAAACCAACAGCCCTTTCACCGTTCTGAAACCAAAAGCCAGCTCTGGTCCAACCAAAGCAACCGGGAGCCCCACCCTAAAGACAAATAACATCAATCAGATTGTTTTACCCACTCCTCTCCCCAACCAAAAACCTCCCGTGATAAACACCACAGCAAGTGGCAGAAGCAAGCCCAACCCGGCTGTGAATCCCACCACTATGTCCACTCCAGTGAAGGCATCCACAGCTAGTGGATCGATGAGCAAGAAAGACAAGCACACAGGCTTAGCTAAATCCACACCAGCCAGCGATGTGAAGCTTACAAAGAGCAACCCTGGACCCACTGGAACTGTGAATGATCAGTCAGCAACCGCAAGGTCTACATCAGTCAACAGTgctaaaaacaccaaaaataaaatccaactttCTGTCAATCAGACTGCTTCAGAGAAATCTCCTTCAACCAGCAGTGGGAAGATTGCCAAAGTCAAGCCAGCCCCCACCGTAGTTCAAAATACTCAGTCAACATCCACAAAACTGGCCAGCAGCACCAAAACCACCAAAAACAAGCTGACAGCCTCCATCAATGAAACTGTTGTTACAAAATCCCCCTCCACCAGTGAAATGAAGAACTCTAAAGACAAGACTGTCCCCAATGTCCAGACTGTTGCTACAGCTAGCAGTTCTACAGTTAACAAAGATAGGACCAAACCGTCTGTCAATCAGACCCTTGTAGTGAAGTCTCCTTCCACTGTTGATGTAAAAAACTCCAAAGACAATCCTGCCCCCACAGTACAGACTGCTCTCTTCAACCTAGCAAAGGCCTCTACAGCTATCATTTCTGCAGTTGTCAAAAATAGGACCACACCCTCTGTCAATGAGACTACTGTAGTGAAATCATCTTCTACTGTTGATGTAAAGAACTCAAAAGACAAACCTGCATCTACAGCCGAGGCTGCTCTCTCGAACCAAACAAAGACTACCACATCCAGTAATTCCGCGACTGTCAACGATAAGGCCACGACTTTTGCTAACCACACTGAAGAAGTGAAATCTCCCACTGCCGGTGCTATGAAGAATTCCAAAGTCAAACCAACCTCCACTGTCCAAACTGATGCATCCATTCCTGCAAAGACCGCCGCTGCTGTCAAGTATGTGTCGTCAGCCTCTGCAGATCAGGCCCCCGTCACCAAGGCGCCCAGCAGCACCAAAGCAAAGACTGTTCCCGCACAGCCTATTAAGGTGGTCATCGCTAATGACTGCGAGTCCAGCCACACCAAGGAGCATGACATAAGCCTAAAACCTGGTGCTCCCTTGGTCATGACTCATAAGATCAGTTTAATGCATGGTGGCTGTGCTGGTGGATGTGAGGCAGAGATGGCAGAGTTGAAAGTCCGCTTGGCCCGTCTGGAGAGAGAGATGTCCTCTCTGAAGGAGAAAT gtccatgttctgcaaattGTCCAAATGATTGTAGTGGCAATGGGGAATGTCAGAAAGGAAAATGTGTCTGCCAGGAAGGATTTCTGGGTCCAGACTGCAGTAATTGTGCCCAAGGAGCTGAGTGTAATAAAA GAGAAGCCAAGGGAACAATCAAGGTCAAAGTGGACACAGTAGCCCAGAAGGTGAACAAAGAAAGCAGTACTGtcaaagaagaggaaagaacCGGCACAGCAGAGCAGCTTGAGAAGAAGGAGCAAAAGAAGGGGACTGATGCCAAGGGGACGGACGCTAAGATAGCTGTTACAGCTAAACTAGCTCTTGCAAAAGCACAAGTCAACCTTGATGCTTCTGGAAAGAAAATTACAATAAAGGGTACCACAAAGACAACCAGTCCCACTGTTGGCCAAGCTTTGTTAAAGCATGGAGTAAGAAAGCAAGAGGAGGCCCGCAAAGGAAAAATTGCAGGACTGGCTCCTAAAAAGACTGATCTTAAACTTGTCAAGGAAGTAATCAAGGTTAAATCCTTTTCCAAATCTGACCAACTGAAAGATGAACCTCAAAATAACATAACCCAGATtgatgcaacaacaacaaaatcaaaTCACACAGCTAAAATTGCAACAATTCTTACCAGGATTATGGGAGCCAACAAAACCAAAGCTGGAAAAGACACCATGGAGCAATCCACACTATTTGAAAAGAATTCTACTCAACATTCTGGGCCAAAACAGGTGAAGAAGGTCAAAGTAGATCCTGTATCTGAGCACTCGACTGATGGCAAGACTGGACAGGGCAGACATACAACTGATGCTAGCAAGACAGAAAAAGGGAGGGAAACTACAATAGTGCACTCTGTTGACTCTAAGACCGGTAAAGGGAGAGTTACAACTGTGCAAACTGCTGACGGTAAGAGTGAGCGACAAAGTGCAACTTTGCACACTGTCGATAGCAGAAACACAGATGCTAGCAGGACTGGAAAAGGGAGAGATGCCATCACTGTGCACTCTGTTGATGGTAAAACTGGAAAAGGGAGACACACCACAACTATTCACTCTGTTGATGACGAGACTGGTAAAAAGAGGGATATAACAACAGTGCATTCCGCTGATAGCAAAACCGGAGAGGGAAGAGATACAAGTGTGCAACCTGTGGATGGAAAGACCGATAAAGGGAGAAATACCGTAACTGTACACTTGGGTGATGGTAAGACTGGAAAAGGGAGAAACACCGTCACTGTGAACACTGATGATGGCAAACAAAGCAGACACACTACAACTTTGCATCCTGTTAATGACAGAAACACAGATGCTAGCAAGACTGGACAGGGTAGAGATACAAGGATGCACTCTGTTGATGCTAAAATTGAAAAAGGAAGGGATACTATGACTGTGCACTCTGTTGTTGGCAGGACTGAGCAAGGCAGACAAACTACAACAATGACAGATGCTGTCAAGACAGGAAAAGGGAGTGATACTGTAACGCTGCACTCTGTTGATGGTAAGACTGGTGAAGGTATGCGTACTACAACTGTGAACTCTGTTGacaacagaaaaacagataCTAGCAAGCTTGGAAAAGGCCGAGACACCATTACTGTGCAGTCTGTTGATGGCAAGACTGGACAAGGAATGGATTCAGAAATTGTGCACTCTGTGGAGGACACGACCGGACTAGGCAGAGATGCCGTAAGTGTGCACTCTATTgatggcacacacacaaatgccatCAAGACCAGCAAAGGGAGGGTCACTCTAAGAAGTCAGCATATAGCAAATGCAACTGTTGTAGATGAAGTTAGGGTTACCAATGGCGGCTCTGTGACTAGTACCAGAAGGACAGGAGGATTAGGTTCAGTGAAGGTTATGAACATCTCCTCCCACAGCTTCATTGTCACGTGGTCAGCACCACAAGGAATGTTCAAGAACTTCACGGTGATCAGAAGGGAGCCGCGATCTGAAGGCGATGAGGAGGACTTTGAGGAGTTTGAAGAGGAGGCTTTTGAGGGGGATCTTGTCCAATCAGCTAAGAATACAATGGAGGTCCAGATGCACAAGGAGATCACAACTTCTTCGGGTAAAGTTGTTGCATCAAGAAGTAAAGCAGAAACCAAGAGGGTCATGATGGTGGTCCCTGGTAGTGTGCGATCAGTTGAGTTCAGTAACCTTCGCGCTAGCACACGCTATGTCCTGCACATATATGGTACTGCTGCTGACAGAAGATCCAAGATTCACAGAGTTATTGCAACTAcag GTCCTGAGGCAGCCACAGATATGGTTTTCAGTAAAATCACAGAGACATCAATCACGATGTCCTGGTCCAAACCAAAGAGCATGGTCACAGGCTACACGGTCACGTACACCCACATTGTCACAG GAGAAACGCGTTCCGTGAACTTGGACTCCCATCAGACTCATGTTGTTCTCTCCAAGTTGTCTGCTGGATCATCCTACATAGTCACTGTAACCTCTACACAAGGCAAAGCCCAGAGTGATGCTCTTGTGTCTATTATAACCACAG TGCCTGCACCTCCAACCCACCTCCGGGCCATCAATGTGACAGATACCAGAGCAGTGCTGCAATGGACCCCCAGCTTGGGGAAGGTGGACCGCTTCATCATCAGCTACGAGTCCTCCAAGA CTCCTAATGTAACTGTGACAGTGATGGTGTCTGGAAGCTCCGTGGAGCACCAGCTGAGAGGCCTGCAGAGAGGCACCGTGTACACTGTCAAAGTACTCAGCCAGAAGGACAGCCTTCAGAGTGCAGCCATTACAACATCATTTACCACTGCCAATG TGGTCAAAGCAAGTGAAGTGGGTGCTCGCTCTGCACTGATCACTTGGagaagttccactgtagtttATCACAGTTACAGATTGATCTACCAGGTTGTAGGAGAGGCAGCAAAG GAGCTTCTCCTGGAGTCCACCATCACAGAGTATAAGCTGTCAGGGTTGTTACCCATGTCACGCTATAATGTTCTAGTACAAGGCGAGAAAGATGGACAATACACACCTATTGTCACCACTGAATTCATCACAG GGAAGCTGCGTTTTCCATACCCCACTGAATGCTCTCAGGAGCTGctgaatggagctcttcagtcAGGGGAGGTGGACATCTACCCCCAGGGCAAGGACGCGCAGGTGGTGAGAGTCTACTGCGACATGGAGACCGATGGAGGCGGTTGGACG GTGTTCCAAAGAAGAATGAGTGGAAAGACAGATTTCTACAGAACCTGGAGTGAATACAGAGGCGGCTTTGGAAACCTCAGTGAAGAGTTCTGGCTCG GAAATGAGTTGCTGCACAACCTGAGCAGCATCGGCCCTGTAAGTTTGAGGGTGGACCTGAGATCTGGAAACGACACGGCTTATGCTCACTACACCAACTTCTCCATTGATTCAGAGGAGAACCATTATGCCCTCAGCGTGTCTGGATACACAGGAACAGCAG GGGACTCCATGAGGTACCATAACGGCCGTCCGTTCTCAACCTTGGACAAGGACCCTGATTCTTTGGGGATCCACTGTTCTCGGGCCTACATGGGAGGCTGGTGGTATAAAAACTGCTACAAAACCAATCTCAATGGACTCTATGGCATCAACACTAACAATCAG GGAGTGGTATGGATAGACTGGAAAGGTAAAGACTCCTCCATTCCCTTCACTGAGATGAAATTCAGACCATCCAGGTTCTCTCCTGCAACACACGGCTAA